Proteins from one Legionella taurinensis genomic window:
- a CDS encoding bifunctional diguanylate cyclase/phosphodiesterase, which translates to MSILNSDVLKSHVNRYSLLGLLISIGSILTATLIVAYQITGSITLESIVLAQTTNPAIWALDLTPFMFAYWGQSFCYGLVHKAETILRDKTRELTSKKDDLEIKLKYESTHDSLTNLPNYKLFVERIKQAITQIEQENQESRVAVFVLSISDFKEISYSFGTFHSNSFLKQFAEKLKSLLIEPFMLEAYMGMNVIARLRNDEFAILLPRLSPHQDIDELLHRIQQYTSVNFMIEGINMNIMTTIGAALYPTHGTKAETLMMHATDSIYFAKKEGKPYAIYHKDIQERTTINREMLDEFEQIMDAEQAVIQLQPHYELATGKIVGVEGSVKLDLADWEILNEEKLFQLMNDTRYAKKVTFFSLKTLIKQLSLWHKEGHMIYGEVDLSIMDIGDPELVTTIKDLLTAHQLDGKYLKLALTEKACLSDQARALHTLMPLTQMGIQIAIKDFSTGYTSFVYLTNFPVREVKIDRSFVIKMAQDEKKTRIVHTIIQMAAALELSVMACGIPDEATVEKLISVGCRYGQGGYFGSPASVEEITEKLNKK; encoded by the coding sequence ATGTCCATTCTTAACTCGGATGTTTTGAAAAGCCATGTGAACCGGTATTCGCTGCTTGGCTTGCTGATTTCGATAGGAAGTATTTTAACCGCGACACTGATTGTTGCGTACCAAATCACAGGCAGCATCACCCTCGAGAGCATTGTCTTAGCCCAGACCACCAATCCAGCCATTTGGGCCCTTGATCTCACCCCCTTTATGTTTGCTTACTGGGGGCAATCATTCTGCTATGGCCTTGTGCACAAGGCTGAAACCATCCTTCGTGATAAAACCCGCGAATTAACCAGCAAAAAAGACGATCTTGAAATCAAGCTCAAGTACGAAAGCACCCATGACAGCCTGACTAACCTGCCAAACTACAAGCTGTTTGTGGAAAGGATAAAACAGGCCATCACTCAAATTGAACAGGAAAACCAGGAAAGCAGAGTAGCCGTTTTTGTCTTAAGCATCAGTGACTTCAAAGAGATTAGCTACAGTTTTGGTACGTTTCATTCCAACAGTTTTCTTAAGCAGTTTGCCGAAAAATTAAAAAGCCTGCTGATTGAACCCTTCATGCTCGAAGCCTACATGGGCATGAATGTGATCGCCCGGTTAAGGAATGATGAATTTGCCATTCTCCTGCCGCGTTTAAGCCCCCATCAAGACATCGATGAGCTGCTGCATCGGATTCAGCAATACACCTCCGTCAATTTCATGATTGAAGGCATTAACATGAACATCATGACCACCATCGGCGCCGCCCTTTACCCTACCCACGGCACCAAGGCCGAAACGCTGATGATGCATGCCACCGACAGCATTTATTTTGCTAAAAAAGAAGGCAAGCCTTATGCGATTTATCACAAAGACATTCAGGAAAGAACCACCATCAATCGCGAAATGCTGGATGAATTTGAACAAATCATGGATGCTGAACAGGCTGTCATCCAACTCCAGCCTCACTATGAACTGGCCACGGGAAAAATAGTGGGCGTCGAAGGCTCAGTCAAACTGGATTTGGCCGATTGGGAAATTTTAAATGAAGAAAAGCTCTTCCAATTAATGAACGATACCCGCTATGCTAAAAAAGTCACCTTTTTCTCGTTAAAAACATTGATCAAACAATTATCCCTCTGGCACAAAGAAGGCCATATGATCTACGGCGAAGTCGATTTGTCGATCATGGACATTGGCGATCCGGAACTGGTGACTACGATTAAGGATTTGCTGACTGCCCACCAGCTTGACGGAAAATACCTGAAATTGGCCTTGACCGAAAAGGCGTGCCTGAGTGATCAGGCCCGTGCATTGCACACCCTGATGCCGCTGACGCAGATGGGCATTCAAATTGCCATTAAGGATTTTTCCACTGGCTACACCTCCTTTGTTTACCTGACCAATTTCCCCGTACGCGAAGTCAAAATTGATCGCTCCTTTGTGATAAAAATGGCCCAGGATGAAAAGAAAACGCGCATCGTTCATACCATCATTCAGATGGCCGCGGCCCTTGAATTGAGTGTCATGGCCTGTGGCATTCCCGATGAAGCGACGGTTGAGAAATTAATCAGCGTCGGCTGCCGCTACGGTCAGGGCGGGTA
- a CDS encoding TIGR00730 family Rossman fold protein: protein MKTLAVFCGASPGHSAVYAEQAKALADALSDKNITLIYGGATVGLMGILANRLLSQGGKVIGVIPQSLVEVDIAHERLTELHIVHSMAERKQVIASLAEGFLMLPGGAGSLDEFFEMVVSAQLGHHQKPCGLLNTAGYYDLLIQFMDHAVTEGFFNSRCRQGILVGQSPLDLLDRFMHYQSSASPRWMKEPA from the coding sequence ATGAAGACGCTGGCTGTTTTTTGCGGCGCAAGCCCGGGTCACTCCGCAGTGTATGCCGAACAGGCGAAGGCGCTGGCGGATGCTCTGTCGGATAAAAACATCACCTTAATTTATGGGGGTGCAACCGTTGGCCTGATGGGTATTCTGGCCAACCGCCTTCTGAGCCAGGGAGGAAAAGTCATCGGAGTCATTCCTCAATCCCTGGTGGAAGTCGACATTGCCCATGAGCGCTTAACCGAACTTCACATCGTCCATTCCATGGCCGAAAGGAAACAAGTAATCGCCAGTCTGGCCGAGGGTTTTCTGATGCTGCCCGGCGGCGCCGGTTCACTGGATGAGTTTTTTGAAATGGTCGTTTCAGCACAGCTCGGCCACCATCAAAAACCCTGTGGCTTATTGAATACCGCCGGTTATTATGATTTGCTTATTCAGTTCATGGATCACGCGGTCACTGAAGGGTTTTTTAACAGCCGCTGCCGTCAAGGGATTCTTGTTGGTCAGTCGCCTCTGGATTTACTGGACAGGTTCATGCATTATCAATCCTCTGCGAGCCCGCGGTGGATGAAAGAACCGGCCTGA
- the purL gene encoding phosphoribosylformylglycinamidine synthase subunit PurL, with translation MLKTPDFFDFSQLSRDEAACRLQEFNLRLSVDEALTIQNELLKRPPTYAECVLWSIQGSEHCSYKSSRKHLKQFITDAPHVILGPKEDAGIVAVAADHEGRRYGIVMSHESHNHPSQLVPYEGAATGVGGNVRDVCCMGAEVIAVADSLRFGQRHLPKTRWLEQGVVRGIAGYANPLGIPNLAGDVDYDEGYNENCLVTVVTLGVVREDQVIHSCAPPNADDYHFVLVGKPTDNSGFGGAAFASSNLDSEREEENKGAVQEPNAFLQRHLLKANEAFFTRLRERNLIDRVGFKDLGAGGIACASVELAEAGGYGAEIDLETVPTSMTNLSPAVILCSETQERFMWVVPQSLLSDLLSHYNERFALPEICDGARATVIGRLRQDDRYVVRYQGKNLVDARAKDITQGILYDRPYVSRPVHFSEAHRPASGHLTEDLLRLLAHETIASRAPIYEMYDKQVQGRTILERGCADAGVMAPFNEDKYPEEIQKTGIALAVGQNPRFNKISAYWGAVNAVTEAVRKVVATGAWPCALTDCLCFGNPEKPEQMGDFVQAVKGIADAAGAVKMLDTGAGLPIISGNVSLYNDSSAGAIPPSPMISCLGRMPDYTQALTFDLKQQGSVLYLIGERRQQGGGSVYDALHSCAATDIPQPNLAVLQAELQAVYDAIQRQLVLATHAITRGGLAVAVAEMAFKNNVGVDITPPAATALVPWLFAEEGGFILEVPPQHARSIEQLFKESAVPCVAIGETTASATLTVHSAIHLPLALAREAWENGLREGDCCDKH, from the coding sequence GTGTTGAAAACGCCGGATTTTTTTGATTTTTCTCAATTGTCCAGGGATGAAGCGGCTTGCCGGCTTCAGGAGTTCAACCTGCGACTTAGCGTCGATGAAGCCCTAACCATCCAGAATGAATTATTAAAACGTCCTCCGACCTACGCTGAATGCGTTCTCTGGTCCATTCAGGGCTCTGAACATTGTTCCTATAAAAGCAGCAGAAAACACCTTAAACAGTTCATTACCGACGCGCCGCATGTGATTCTTGGACCCAAGGAAGATGCGGGTATCGTGGCTGTAGCCGCCGACCATGAAGGACGGCGTTATGGCATTGTCATGAGTCATGAGTCACACAATCACCCATCGCAACTGGTGCCTTATGAAGGCGCGGCGACCGGAGTGGGCGGCAATGTTCGCGATGTGTGCTGTATGGGAGCCGAAGTGATTGCGGTCGCTGATAGTCTGCGATTTGGCCAGCGTCATCTGCCTAAAACCCGTTGGCTGGAACAAGGGGTCGTTCGCGGCATCGCAGGCTATGCCAACCCCTTGGGTATCCCCAATCTGGCAGGCGATGTCGACTACGATGAAGGGTATAATGAAAATTGTCTGGTAACCGTCGTGACGCTGGGCGTTGTCCGCGAAGATCAGGTGATTCATTCCTGTGCACCGCCCAATGCGGATGACTATCATTTTGTTCTGGTCGGCAAACCAACGGACAACAGCGGTTTCGGCGGCGCAGCCTTTGCCTCATCCAATCTGGACAGCGAACGGGAAGAAGAAAACAAGGGCGCAGTTCAGGAACCGAATGCCTTCCTGCAGCGTCACCTGCTGAAAGCCAATGAGGCGTTTTTTACCAGGTTGCGTGAGCGCAACCTGATTGATCGGGTAGGGTTTAAGGATTTAGGCGCCGGCGGCATTGCCTGTGCCAGCGTGGAACTGGCCGAAGCCGGCGGTTATGGCGCTGAAATTGATTTGGAAACGGTGCCCACCAGCATGACCAATCTCTCGCCCGCGGTTATCCTGTGTTCCGAAACCCAGGAACGCTTCATGTGGGTCGTGCCCCAAAGCCTTCTCTCCGATTTGCTGAGTCATTACAACGAACGCTTTGCCCTGCCGGAAATCTGTGATGGCGCCAGGGCCACGGTCATCGGCCGTTTACGTCAGGATGATCGCTACGTGGTGCGTTATCAGGGCAAAAACCTGGTTGATGCGCGCGCAAAAGACATTACTCAGGGGATTTTATACGATAGACCCTACGTCAGCCGTCCCGTTCATTTCTCCGAGGCGCACCGGCCTGCCAGCGGGCATTTAACCGAGGATCTGCTCCGTTTGCTCGCTCATGAAACCATTGCTTCAAGAGCCCCCATTTACGAAATGTACGATAAACAGGTGCAGGGGCGCACTATTCTGGAGCGTGGCTGCGCTGATGCGGGGGTAATGGCCCCTTTTAACGAAGACAAATACCCGGAAGAAATTCAAAAAACCGGCATTGCCCTGGCGGTAGGACAAAATCCCAGGTTCAATAAAATCAGCGCCTATTGGGGCGCAGTCAATGCCGTCACTGAGGCGGTGCGTAAGGTGGTTGCGACGGGTGCCTGGCCCTGTGCGCTCACCGATTGCCTGTGTTTCGGCAATCCTGAAAAACCGGAGCAGATGGGAGACTTTGTGCAGGCCGTCAAAGGCATTGCGGATGCGGCGGGAGCGGTGAAAATGCTTGATACGGGAGCGGGTTTGCCCATTATCTCAGGCAATGTATCGCTTTATAACGACTCTTCTGCCGGCGCTATTCCCCCAAGCCCCATGATCAGTTGTTTAGGCCGTATGCCCGATTACACCCAGGCATTGACCTTCGATTTAAAACAACAAGGCTCGGTACTGTACCTCATCGGCGAGCGGCGCCAACAGGGCGGCGGCAGCGTCTATGATGCTCTTCATTCCTGCGCCGCCACGGATATTCCTCAGCCGAATCTTGCTGTTTTGCAGGCCGAATTACAGGCTGTTTATGACGCGATTCAGCGTCAGCTAGTTCTTGCCACCCATGCCATCACGCGCGGCGGTCTTGCGGTGGCTGTCGCCGAAATGGCGTTTAAAAACAACGTGGGCGTCGATATTACCCCGCCTGCGGCTACCGCATTAGTCCCCTGGTTATTCGCGGAAGAGGGCGGCTTTATCCTGGAAGTACCGCCGCAGCACGCCCGTTCAATTGAACAATTATTTAAAGAAAGCGCTGTTCCCTGTGTCGCTATCGGCGAGACAACGGCTTCCGCTACCCTGACAGTGCATTCAGCCATTCATTTACCCCTGGCCCTGGCTCGCGAGGCCTGGGAAAACGGTTTACGTGAAGGAGATTGTTGTGACAAGCATTGA
- the purM gene encoding phosphoribosylformylglycinamidine cyclo-ligase produces the protein MTSIDYKAAGVDVEAGNRAVRSIKAAVESTFSPRVLTGIGHFASMFDLKPLLEEYEHPVMVQSIDGVGTKMMVAKRMQKFDTIGMDLVSATTNDIIVLGAKPLTLLDYIANDKLDPAIVEQIVSGMVVACRENQISLVGGETAEMPGTYLPGEFDLVGVITGVVDKHKAITGKTICEGDSVVTFPSSGLHTNGYSLARKLFFGVLGLDVDSYHHDLGRTIGEELLTPHLNYTQPVHRILAQGLTIKGMAHITGGGLLENIPRILPPDCGVEIEKKRIPHLPVFDVMKQLSRLDDEQMFRTFNMGAGLVLILSPQDVSAVRDVLQKSYSLPVYEIGKVVRGPQQVTLL, from the coding sequence GTGACAAGCATTGATTACAAGGCGGCCGGGGTGGATGTCGAAGCCGGTAACCGGGCTGTGCGAAGCATTAAAGCGGCCGTGGAGAGCACCTTCTCACCGCGCGTATTAACCGGAATTGGTCATTTTGCGTCGATGTTTGATTTAAAACCCTTACTGGAGGAGTATGAGCATCCAGTCATGGTGCAAAGCATTGACGGTGTCGGCACGAAAATGATGGTGGCGAAACGGATGCAAAAGTTCGATACCATCGGCATGGATTTAGTCAGCGCCACCACCAATGACATCATTGTCCTTGGCGCCAAACCCCTGACTCTGCTGGATTACATTGCCAATGATAAACTCGATCCAGCCATTGTTGAACAAATCGTGAGCGGCATGGTCGTTGCCTGCCGGGAAAATCAGATTTCACTGGTCGGCGGTGAAACCGCTGAAATGCCGGGGACCTACCTGCCTGGGGAGTTTGACTTGGTCGGTGTGATTACCGGCGTAGTCGACAAACACAAGGCAATTACTGGAAAAACCATCTGTGAAGGCGACAGTGTGGTGACTTTTCCTTCCAGTGGACTGCATACCAATGGTTACTCGCTGGCACGCAAACTGTTTTTTGGGGTCTTAGGTCTTGATGTCGACAGTTATCATCACGATTTGGGGCGCACCATTGGCGAGGAATTGTTAACGCCTCACCTCAATTACACGCAACCCGTCCATCGTATTTTAGCGCAAGGCCTCACTATCAAAGGCATGGCCCACATCACCGGCGGCGGTTTATTGGAAAATATTCCGCGTATCCTGCCGCCGGATTGTGGGGTGGAAATTGAAAAAAAACGCATTCCGCATTTGCCTGTTTTTGATGTCATGAAGCAGTTGAGCCGTTTGGATGATGAGCAAATGTTCCGCACCTTTAACATGGGGGCTGGCCTGGTTTTAATTCTTTCGCCCCAGGATGTGAGCGCGGTCAGGGACGTCCTGCAGAAATCCTACTCCCTGCCTGTCTATGAAATTGGCAAGGTCGTTCGCGGCCCGCAACAGGTGACCTTACTATGA
- the purQ gene encoding phosphoribosylformylglycinamidine synthase I gives MIRIGLLLFPGSNCERETAMAVKRAGMHPVDVLWNEPPETLRALDGFILVGGFSYEDRSRAGIIAALQPIMQEIKQQSRLGKPILGICNGAQILVEAGLVPGLADAEGQMALTENRRIRQGRILGTGFYNAWITLCLSEGHQANAFTRHLNASDRLHLPVAHAQGRFVMPDGLLQQLIARGLNLFQYCDAEGRTVDQFPVNPNGSVNNLAAVGNAAGNVLAMMPHPERTVNGDKLFTSMRESIETGIRSAGATDCPARTVSGPDATYRQATQAHQCLVKLTITDNQAMTVQKTLQAMGFPVRVHRYVHWELVGPDSGMMQAIKQAGVLFCDRKEQEMSPDALHQARALSYLVRAKDDVHGQDMRQTLIGQYGFEAVKTVHHGIVWQFESDEADVTTLIDRILSTNMIGNPYAHECYRYDATLSG, from the coding sequence ATGATACGGATTGGATTGCTGCTCTTTCCCGGTTCCAATTGCGAGCGTGAGACCGCGATGGCGGTAAAACGGGCAGGCATGCACCCGGTTGACGTGTTATGGAATGAACCGCCCGAGACCCTGCGGGCATTGGACGGCTTTATTCTGGTGGGGGGATTTTCTTACGAAGACCGTTCCCGTGCCGGTATTATCGCGGCGCTGCAGCCCATTATGCAGGAAATCAAACAGCAAAGCCGCCTCGGTAAACCCATCCTGGGTATCTGTAACGGGGCGCAGATCCTCGTTGAGGCTGGGCTGGTGCCCGGCTTGGCTGATGCCGAGGGGCAAATGGCATTGACTGAAAACCGGCGTATCCGCCAGGGCCGCATTCTCGGAACCGGTTTCTACAACGCGTGGATCACCCTTTGTCTGAGCGAGGGTCATCAAGCCAATGCCTTTACCCGACATCTGAATGCCAGCGACAGGCTTCACCTTCCCGTTGCGCATGCCCAGGGGCGTTTTGTCATGCCGGATGGCTTATTGCAGCAACTCATTGCCCGCGGGCTGAATCTGTTCCAATATTGCGATGCCGAAGGCCGGACTGTGGATCAGTTCCCGGTAAACCCTAATGGCTCAGTCAACAACCTCGCCGCAGTCGGCAATGCCGCCGGTAACGTGCTGGCGATGATGCCGCACCCGGAGCGCACGGTGAATGGCGATAAACTGTTTACCTCCATGCGTGAGTCCATTGAAACAGGCATTCGCTCTGCCGGCGCAACCGATTGCCCTGCCCGCACTGTCTCAGGACCTGATGCGACTTACCGTCAGGCCACTCAGGCTCACCAATGCCTGGTGAAGTTAACCATCACGGACAATCAGGCCATGACCGTGCAGAAAACCCTGCAGGCGATGGGTTTTCCCGTGCGCGTTCATCGTTATGTGCATTGGGAGTTGGTTGGTCCTGACTCCGGGATGATGCAGGCAATTAAACAGGCAGGCGTGTTGTTTTGCGATCGCAAAGAACAGGAAATGTCGCCTGACGCACTCCATCAGGCCAGAGCGCTGTCCTATTTAGTTCGAGCTAAAGACGATGTCCACGGTCAAGACATGCGGCAAACCTTAATTGGCCAGTACGGTTTTGAGGCAGTGAAAACGGTTCATCACGGCATTGTCTGGCAGTTTGAGAGTGATGAAGCCGATGTCACCACGCTGATTGATAGAATTCTTTCCACCAACATGATAGGGAATCCATACGCTCATGAATGCTATCGCTACGACGCCACGCTATCAGGATGA
- a CDS encoding phosphoribosylaminoimidazolesuccinocarboxamide synthase — protein sequence MNAIATTPRYQDEIRAQWPFLLDKTHLPVNHRTQGKVRDAYDLGEHILLITTDRLTAFDRPLALIPCKGQVLNLTSAWWFEQTASLVPNHVIAVPDPNAVVAKKCQVFPIEFVVRGYITGTTDTSLWTQYQKGVRQYCGMTFPEGLKKNQALERPVLTPTTKEKIHDRPISPDEIIAERWMTEEHWVKASALALTLYQRGVELAAQHGLILVDTKYEFGVDNAGNVLVVDEIHTPDSSRYWLASSYQERLAAGLEPENIDKEFLRLWFAKHCDPYHDKDLPQAPQALVEQLSQRYIQLYEMITGKPFAFPTHHEPVEQRILRNIAPYLR from the coding sequence ATGAATGCTATCGCTACGACGCCACGCTATCAGGATGAAATTCGCGCCCAGTGGCCGTTTCTTCTCGATAAGACTCATTTGCCCGTTAATCACCGCACCCAGGGAAAAGTCCGGGATGCCTATGATTTGGGTGAACATATTCTGCTCATTACCACCGATCGCCTGACCGCATTTGACCGGCCTCTGGCGTTGATTCCCTGCAAGGGGCAGGTGTTGAACCTTACCAGTGCCTGGTGGTTTGAGCAAACAGCCAGTCTGGTTCCCAATCATGTGATTGCCGTGCCGGATCCCAATGCGGTGGTTGCAAAAAAATGCCAGGTTTTTCCCATTGAATTTGTGGTGCGAGGCTACATTACCGGGACAACGGACACGTCCTTATGGACCCAGTATCAAAAAGGGGTTCGTCAGTATTGCGGCATGACCTTCCCTGAAGGCCTGAAGAAAAACCAGGCCCTGGAGCGGCCGGTACTGACCCCGACCACCAAGGAAAAAATTCATGATCGTCCCATTTCACCGGACGAGATCATTGCAGAGCGCTGGATGACGGAAGAGCACTGGGTAAAAGCCAGTGCGCTGGCGCTGACCTTGTATCAACGCGGTGTGGAATTGGCGGCCCAGCATGGATTGATTCTGGTCGACACCAAATACGAGTTTGGCGTTGACAATGCAGGCAATGTCCTGGTTGTCGATGAAATCCATACCCCCGATTCCAGCCGTTACTGGCTGGCCTCGTCTTATCAGGAGCGCCTGGCGGCAGGCCTTGAGCCGGAGAACATCGATAAGGAATTTTTAAGGTTGTGGTTTGCCAAACACTGCGATCCCTACCACGACAAAGACCTGCCGCAGGCGCCACAGGCGTTGGTTGAACAGTTATCCCAACGGTATATTCAATTGTATGAAATGATCACCGGAAAACCGTTTGCCTTTCCAACCCATCACGAACCGGTCGAGCAGCGCATTTTAAGAAATATTGCCCCTTACTTACGATAG